In Paracoccus aminophilus JCM 7686, one DNA window encodes the following:
- a CDS encoding NAD-dependent succinate-semialdehyde dehydrogenase gives MTDFSALVREANLINGAWVQADDGRTVEVTNPATGEVIARVPNCGAAETQRAIEAAHAAFPILSGMALGERVALLRRLHQAIMDNLEPMAAMLTAEQGKPLAEARAEVTSSAGYVLWFAEEVRRADGAIIPAPTAGRRLLTTRHPVGVVAAITPWNFPSSMLARKLAPALATGCTTIVKPATATPLSGLVWGHLAEQAGYPAGAVNILTGSARAIGGEITANPKVRKLTFTGSTEIGKELIRQCAGTVKRVSMELGGNAPFIVFDDADLEAAVSGAMIAKFRNAGQTCVCTNRLYVQSGIYDRFVKAFSDRVAALKVAPGIEPGAEQGPMIDEAAIAKMEELLGDALSHGGALTTGGKRHARGGLFFEPTVVAAANEQMRIAREEIFGPIAAIYPFETEAEAIAAANDTEFGLAAYAYTRDLARIFRLQDGLEYGLIGINEVLIVAPEIPFGGIKESGMGKEGGHQGIDDFLETKYTCIGGL, from the coding sequence ATGACCGATTTTTCCGCACTGGTCCGCGAGGCGAACCTGATCAACGGGGCCTGGGTTCAGGCCGATGACGGGCGCACCGTCGAGGTGACGAACCCCGCGACCGGCGAGGTGATTGCGCGCGTGCCGAATTGCGGCGCCGCTGAAACCCAGCGCGCCATTGAGGCCGCCCATGCCGCCTTCCCGATCCTCTCGGGCATGGCTCTGGGCGAGCGCGTCGCGCTGCTGCGCCGTCTTCATCAGGCGATCATGGACAATCTCGAGCCGATGGCCGCGATGCTGACCGCCGAACAGGGCAAACCCTTGGCCGAGGCGCGCGCCGAAGTCACCTCCTCGGCGGGCTATGTCCTGTGGTTTGCCGAAGAGGTCCGCCGCGCCGATGGGGCGATCATTCCCGCGCCGACGGCAGGCCGTCGCCTTTTGACCACGCGCCACCCGGTCGGCGTCGTCGCCGCGATCACGCCTTGGAACTTCCCGTCCTCGATGCTCGCGCGCAAGCTCGCGCCCGCGCTTGCGACCGGCTGCACCACCATCGTGAAACCCGCAACCGCGACCCCGCTTTCGGGGCTCGTCTGGGGTCATTTGGCCGAGCAAGCGGGCTATCCCGCGGGCGCGGTCAATATCCTGACCGGCAGCGCGCGCGCCATCGGCGGCGAGATCACCGCCAATCCCAAAGTGCGCAAACTGACGTTCACCGGCTCGACCGAGATCGGCAAAGAGCTGATCCGGCAATGCGCGGGCACGGTCAAACGCGTCTCGATGGAGCTTGGCGGCAATGCGCCCTTCATCGTCTTCGATGACGCCGATCTCGAGGCGGCAGTGAGCGGCGCGATGATTGCGAAATTCCGCAATGCGGGGCAAACCTGCGTCTGCACCAACCGGCTTTATGTGCAATCGGGGATCTATGACCGCTTCGTCAAAGCCTTCTCCGACCGCGTCGCCGCGCTGAAAGTCGCGCCCGGGATCGAGCCCGGCGCCGAACAAGGCCCGATGATCGACGAGGCCGCGATTGCCAAGATGGAGGAGCTTCTGGGCGATGCGCTCTCTCATGGCGGCGCGCTGACGACCGGGGGCAAGCGCCATGCGCGCGGCGGGCTTTTCTTTGAGCCGACCGTGGTTGCCGCAGCCAATGAGCAGATGCGGATTGCGCGCGAAGAGATCTTCGGCCCGATTGCCGCGATCTATCCGTTCGAGACCGAGGCCGAGGCGATTGCTGCGGCCAATGACACCGAATTCGGTCTGGCCGCCTATGCCTATACCCGCGATCTCGCGCGGATCTTCCGGCTGCAAGACGGGCTCGAATATGGGCTGATCGGGATCAATGAGGTGCTGATCGTCGCCCCCGAGATCCCCTTCGGCGGCATCAAGGAATCCGGCATGGGCAAAGAGGGTGGCCATCAGGGCATCGATGACTTCCTCGAAACCAAATACACCTGCATCGGCGGGCTTTAA
- a CDS encoding SDR family oxidoreductase, which produces MDLGIKGRKAIVMAASRGLGLATARALALEGVDLVINARTAAPLEAAAEALRAEFGVKVTPIAADFTSAEGRAAILAAAGGEADILVNNPGVRQTPTPYDQITADDWRRWLEDHFLSSIEMIQAVAPGMATRKFGRIVNMSVSFIKFPQVGFAHSHAARLALSGAVAAMVRELLPHNVTINTVCPGLFDTDALQTNLHAHAARGNTTYEAIVADRIKGCPAGRFADPSECGDLIAFLCSAQSGFMSGQNIVNDGGVYQGLF; this is translated from the coding sequence ATGGATCTTGGCATCAAAGGCCGCAAGGCCATCGTCATGGCGGCAAGCCGTGGCCTTGGTCTGGCCACCGCCCGCGCTTTGGCGCTGGAAGGGGTTGATCTCGTCATCAACGCCCGCACCGCAGCCCCGCTCGAAGCGGCGGCCGAGGCGCTGCGCGCCGAATTCGGCGTCAAGGTGACGCCGATTGCCGCGGATTTCACCAGCGCCGAGGGCCGCGCGGCGATCCTTGCCGCGGCGGGCGGCGAGGCCGATATTCTGGTCAACAACCCCGGCGTGCGCCAGACGCCCACGCCTTACGACCAGATCACCGCCGATGACTGGCGCCGCTGGCTGGAAGATCATTTCCTCTCGTCGATCGAGATGATCCAGGCGGTCGCGCCCGGCATGGCCACGCGCAAATTCGGCCGCATCGTCAATATGTCGGTGAGCTTCATCAAATTCCCGCAGGTGGGCTTTGCCCATAGCCATGCGGCGCGGCTGGCGCTCTCGGGCGCAGTGGCGGCGATGGTGCGCGAGCTCTTGCCCCATAACGTCACGATCAACACGGTCTGCCCGGGGCTTTTCGACACCGATGCGCTGCAGACCAATCTTCACGCCCATGCGGCGCGCGGCAACACCACCTATGAGGCGATTGTCGCCGACCGCATCAAAGGTTGCCCGGCGGGTCGTTTCGCCGATCCCTCGGAATGCGGCGATCTGATCGCGTTTCTGTGCTCGGCGCAAAGCGGCTTCATGTCGGGCCAGAACATCGTCAATGACGGTGGCGTTTATCAGGGGCTCTTCTGA
- a CDS encoding aminotransferase class III-fold pyridoxal phosphate-dependent enzyme codes for MTVTTRINDDLAAWDAEHFLHPTTHIANHQKGIMAGRIVTGGEGSTVIDRDGNRFLDAFAALYCVNVGYGRTEIADAIAKQARDLAFFHTFGGNSNEPAIRLAKMVMERAPAHMSKVFFGLAGSDANETNVKLAWHYHILRGEPQRRKVISRWRGYHGSGIVSGSMTGLAGYHTRMGLPLPGFLHTDAPHYLRRPDASMSEAQFLDWLIERLEAMIQAEGPETIAAFVGEPVMGTGGILPPPEGYWARVQEVLDRHGILLIADEVVTGFGRTGAMFGSDKFGLRPDFITIAKGLTSAYAPLSGSIISQRVMDVLVAGSEEHGVLAHGFTYSAHPVSAAAGVATLDLVDRLGLVQNAAEVGPYLIERLRAELGQHANVAEIRGVGLMAAIEFMEDPAAMRWFEPMTVGPKISAAMLARGVMARAMPEGNIIGFAPPLCFTRAEVDQTVAVLKAAVTEVLGG; via the coding sequence ATGACCGTGACGACCCGCATCAACGACGATCTCGCCGCTTGGGACGCCGAACATTTCCTGCACCCGACCACCCATATTGCCAATCACCAGAAGGGCATCATGGCCGGGCGCATCGTCACCGGAGGCGAGGGCAGCACCGTCATCGACCGCGACGGCAACCGCTTCCTCGATGCCTTTGCCGCGCTTTATTGCGTCAATGTCGGCTATGGCCGCACGGAAATCGCCGATGCCATCGCCAAACAGGCGCGGGATCTCGCGTTTTTCCACACCTTCGGCGGCAATTCGAACGAGCCCGCGATCCGTCTGGCCAAAATGGTCATGGAGCGCGCGCCCGCCCATATGTCGAAGGTCTTCTTCGGTCTTGCCGGCTCGGATGCCAATGAAACCAATGTGAAATTGGCCTGGCATTACCATATCCTGCGCGGCGAGCCGCAACGGCGCAAGGTGATCTCGCGCTGGCGCGGTTATCACGGCTCGGGGATCGTCTCGGGCTCGATGACCGGGCTCGCGGGCTATCACACCCGCATGGGCCTGCCGCTGCCGGGGTTCCTGCACACCGATGCGCCCCATTACCTGCGCCGACCCGATGCATCGATGTCCGAGGCGCAGTTCCTCGACTGGCTGATCGAGCGGCTTGAGGCGATGATCCAAGCCGAGGGCCCCGAGACCATCGCCGCTTTCGTCGGCGAGCCGGTCATGGGCACGGGCGGCATCCTGCCCCCGCCCGAGGGCTATTGGGCGCGCGTGCAAGAGGTTCTGGACCGCCACGGCATCTTGCTGATCGCCGATGAGGTCGTCACCGGCTTTGGCCGCACCGGCGCGATGTTTGGTTCCGACAAATTCGGGCTGCGTCCCGATTTCATCACCATTGCCAAGGGCTTGACCTCGGCTTACGCGCCGCTCTCGGGCTCGATCATCTCGCAGCGGGTGATGGATGTGTTGGTCGCGGGATCAGAGGAGCATGGCGTTCTCGCCCATGGTTTCACCTATTCCGCCCATCCGGTTTCGGCGGCGGCAGGGGTGGCGACGCTCGATCTAGTGGACCGTCTTGGCCTCGTCCAGAATGCGGCCGAAGTCGGGCCTTACCTGATCGAGCGCCTGCGCGCCGAACTGGGCCAACACGCCAATGTCGCCGAGATCCGCGGCGTCGGGCTGATGGCCGCGATCGAGTTCATGGAGGATCCCGCCGCGATGCGCTGGTTCGAGCCGATGACGGTCGGGCCGAAGATCTCGGCGGCGATGCTTGCGCGCGGGGTCATGGCGCGCGCCATGCCCGAGGGCAATATCATCGGCTTTGCGCCGCCCTTGTGCTTCACCCGCGCCGAGGTCGATCAGACCGTCGCGGTCCTGAAAGCCGCCGTGACCGAGGTTCTGGGCGGCTAA
- a CDS encoding dihydrodipicolinate synthase family protein codes for MNRTSIAWTGPMPAVTTPFRADHSIDEESLIANMERLFDAGATGMVVGGCTGEFWTLSLAERAHLAKLTATACQGKGPAILGTGSILEGEVIEQIHAAKEAGIDGVLVLPPYFAHLTESEIIAHYEAVNDKSVLPIILYNIPGNAGNAITPAIADRLADLDKVVAIKESSGNWTNFHDTLLRVKERIRVYCGPSSVFGVAATLAGADGLIDCFPNVWDKGCLDLWHATKAGRMEEAWELQRIGIAMTQLFVAGGRTLYPSTKAVMNHLGLPGGGFPRPPLRPLTGAQEAELLAGMDALLAQYGKVA; via the coding sequence ATGAACCGTACCTCCATCGCTTGGACGGGGCCGATGCCGGCTGTCACCACGCCATTTCGCGCCGATCACAGCATTGATGAGGAAAGCCTGATCGCCAATATGGAGCGGCTTTTCGACGCCGGCGCGACCGGCATGGTCGTTGGCGGCTGCACGGGCGAATTCTGGACGCTGTCGCTCGCCGAGCGCGCGCATCTGGCCAAGCTCACCGCCACCGCCTGCCAGGGCAAAGGCCCGGCCATTCTCGGCACCGGCAGCATCCTCGAAGGCGAGGTCATCGAGCAGATCCATGCCGCGAAAGAGGCCGGTATCGACGGCGTTCTGGTGCTGCCGCCCTATTTCGCCCATCTGACCGAATCCGAGATCATCGCCCATTATGAGGCGGTGAATGACAAATCCGTCCTGCCGATCATCCTTTACAACATTCCGGGCAATGCCGGGAATGCGATCACCCCCGCGATTGCCGACCGGCTCGCCGATCTCGACAAGGTGGTGGCGATCAAGGAATCCTCGGGCAATTGGACGAATTTCCACGACACGCTCTTGCGCGTGAAAGAGCGCATCCGGGTCTATTGCGGGCCCTCCTCGGTCTTTGGGGTTGCCGCGACCTTGGCGGGGGCGGATGGTCTGATCGACTGTTTCCCCAACGTCTGGGACAAGGGCTGCCTTGATCTGTGGCACGCCACCAAAGCCGGGCGGATGGAGGAGGCTTGGGAGCTTCAGCGCATCGGCATCGCCATGACCCAGCTGTTCGTCGCGGGCGGGCGTACGCTTTATCCTTCGACGAAAGCCGTGATGAACCACCTCGGCCTGCCCGGCGGCGGCTTCCCCCGTCCGCCTTTGCGCCCGCTCACCGGCGCGCAAGAGGCCGAACTTCTCGCCGGTATGGACGCACTGCTCGCGCAATATGGAAAGGTCGCGTAA
- a CDS encoding transporter substrate-binding domain-containing protein — protein sequence MNAKSLVTAALLIAGSSLAAQAADTINVATNIANVPFEFQDGSGTLMGFEVDIMRLVGEKLGKPVEFQEMPFQSLFAAVQSTRSDVAIGSITITPTRMEQVAFTQPMFDADQCLTVGAKSGIEGVEGMEGKTLAVITGTTGEIWASESEGKLKFASISRYDGNQDPMMDIATGRIDGFVHDCPIDAYYIKDKPQFKIVATIPTNEQFGLMLPKNSPILEGVNKAITELKESGEMAKLHEKWFGMAPAEDSSTVKVLPMPGL from the coding sequence ATGAACGCGAAATCCCTCGTGACCGCAGCTCTGCTGATCGCGGGTTCGAGCCTGGCCGCACAGGCCGCCGACACCATCAACGTCGCCACCAATATCGCCAACGTCCCCTTCGAATTCCAGGACGGTTCGGGCACGCTGATGGGCTTTGAAGTCGATATCATGCGCCTCGTCGGCGAAAAGCTCGGCAAGCCGGTCGAATTCCAGGAAATGCCCTTCCAGAGCCTCTTTGCCGCCGTGCAATCGACGCGCTCGGATGTGGCGATCGGCTCGATCACCATCACGCCGACCCGGATGGAGCAAGTCGCCTTCACCCAGCCGATGTTTGACGCCGACCAATGCCTGACCGTTGGCGCGAAAAGCGGCATCGAGGGCGTAGAAGGCATGGAGGGCAAGACCCTCGCCGTCATCACTGGCACGACCGGCGAAATCTGGGCCTCGGAAAGCGAAGGCAAGCTGAAATTCGCCTCGATCAGCCGCTATGACGGCAATCAGGACCCGATGATGGACATTGCGACCGGCCGCATCGACGGCTTCGTCCATGACTGCCCGATTGATGCCTATTACATCAAGGACAAGCCGCAGTTCAAAATCGTCGCGACCATTCCGACGAATGAGCAATTCGGCCTGATGCTGCCGAAAAACAGCCCGATCCTCGAGGGTGTCAACAAGGCGATCACCGAGCTGAAGGAAAGCGGCGAAATGGCGAAACTCCATGAAAAATGGTTCGGCATGGCCCCGGCAGAAGATTCCAGCACCGTGAAAGTGCTGCCGATGCCGGGTCTCTGA
- a CDS encoding carbohydrate ABC transporter permease codes for MIRRIAFNIAAWVVILAVAFPLFWMVVTSFKPQSELFKRPPTLLPQSWTFEHYERLLTQTKFLTYFRNSVVLSGATTLLVIVVATLGAYSLVRFKYRGRESLAFLVLFTYLLPSVVLILPLYLMLVNLGLSNTIFSLVIAYTTFALPYALWLMRSFMAGIPEDLESAALVDGASRMGAFKDVILPQLLPGIISTALFTFILSWNEYLYAQVLVNSDDTRPLTTGVMNMLVSAFNIEWSLLMAASVMMSVPLIIVFAFLQSYLTRGFGAGAVKG; via the coding sequence ATGATCCGCCGCATCGCGTTCAATATCGCCGCCTGGGTGGTCATCCTTGCCGTGGCATTCCCGCTCTTCTGGATGGTGGTCACCTCGTTCAAACCCCAGTCCGAGCTCTTCAAGCGCCCGCCGACCCTGCTGCCACAAAGCTGGACCTTCGAGCATTACGAGCGGCTGCTGACTCAGACGAAATTCCTGACCTATTTCCGCAATTCGGTCGTCTTGTCCGGGGCAACCACGCTGCTGGTGATTGTCGTCGCCACCCTTGGCGCCTATTCGCTGGTCCGCTTCAAATACCGGGGGCGCGAGAGCTTGGCCTTTCTGGTGCTCTTCACCTATTTGCTGCCCTCGGTCGTGCTGATCCTGCCGCTTTACCTGATGCTGGTGAATCTCGGGCTCTCGAATACGATTTTCAGCCTCGTCATCGCCTATACCACCTTCGCGCTGCCCTATGCGCTGTGGCTGATGCGCTCTTTCATGGCGGGCATTCCCGAGGATCTGGAATCGGCGGCGCTGGTCGATGGCGCCTCGCGGATGGGAGCCTTCAAGGATGTGATCCTGCCCCAGCTTTTGCCGGGCATCATCTCGACCGCGCTTTTTACCTTCATCCTCAGCTGGAACGAATATCTCTATGCGCAGGTGTTGGTGAACTCGGATGACACCCGCCCGCTGACCACCGGGGTGATGAATATGCTGGTCTCGGCCTTCAACATCGAATGGTCGCTTCTGATGGCCGCCTCGGTGATGATGAGCGTGCCTTTGATCATCGTCTTCGCATTCCTGCAAAGCTATCTGACCCGCGGCTTCGGCGCGGGCGCTGTAAAGGGCTGA
- a CDS encoding pyridoxal phosphate-dependent aminotransferase translates to MNDTAAFAPESALAQARPAVRALSSSLIRDVANAGMGKADVLPFWFGESDTPTPEFIRQVAADALAQGETFYSQNLGRPYLRETIAAYLSDLHGREISAERIVATGSGMSGLQIANQLILSPGDRVVAVTPLWPNIAEAPLILGAQVDRVSLDVENGRWTLDVDKLIAALTPDTRMVVINSPNNPTGWTIDDASIQAILAHCRKHGIWILADEVYQRLVYDPALRAAPSFMDHYQPGDRIISVNSFSKAWSMTGWRIGWMVIPESLAQDATKLVEYNFCCIFEPTQRAAAAAIREGEAEVARMRAHLARTRQLLIEGLSDLNRVSVPDAGGAMYAFLKVEGFDNSLELAQRLVRETGLGLAPGRAFGPEGEGWLRWCHATSEAKIEQGLDRLRAFLRK, encoded by the coding sequence ATGAATGATACCGCAGCTTTCGCGCCCGAGAGCGCCTTGGCCCAAGCGCGCCCCGCCGTGCGCGCGCTCTCCTCCTCGCTCATTCGCGATGTGGCGAATGCAGGGATGGGCAAGGCCGATGTCCTGCCCTTCTGGTTTGGCGAATCCGATACGCCGACGCCCGAATTTATCCGCCAAGTCGCGGCCGATGCTTTGGCGCAGGGCGAGACCTTCTATTCGCAAAACCTTGGCCGCCCCTACCTGCGCGAGACCATCGCCGCCTATCTGAGCGATCTGCATGGCCGCGAGATTTCGGCCGAGCGCATCGTCGCGACCGGCTCGGGGATGAGCGGGTTGCAGATCGCCAACCAGCTGATCCTCTCGCCCGGTGATCGCGTCGTGGCGGTGACGCCTTTGTGGCCCAATATCGCTGAAGCGCCGCTGATCCTTGGCGCGCAGGTTGATCGCGTCTCGCTCGATGTCGAAAACGGGCGCTGGACGCTCGATGTCGACAAGCTGATCGCGGCACTGACGCCCGACACGCGCATGGTCGTCATCAACTCGCCGAACAACCCGACCGGCTGGACGATCGATGATGCGAGCATTCAGGCGATCCTTGCCCATTGCCGCAAACATGGCATCTGGATCTTGGCCGACGAAGTCTATCAGCGTCTGGTCTATGATCCCGCGCTTCGCGCCGCGCCCTCCTTCATGGATCATTACCAGCCGGGCGACCGGATTATCTCGGTCAACAGCTTCTCGAAAGCCTGGTCGATGACCGGCTGGCGGATTGGCTGGATGGTGATCCCGGAGAGCTTGGCGCAGGATGCGACGAAGCTCGTTGAATATAACTTCTGCTGCATCTTCGAGCCGACCCAACGCGCCGCTGCCGCAGCGATCCGCGAAGGCGAGGCCGAAGTTGCCCGGATGCGCGCCCATCTGGCGCGGACCCGGCAATTGCTGATCGAGGGGTTGAGCGATCTCAACCGCGTCAGCGTCCCGGATGCCGGGGGCGCGATGTATGCCTTCCTCAAGGTCGAGGGCTTCGACAATTCGCTCGAACTCGCCCAACGCCTCGTGCGCGAGACCGGTCTTGGCCTTGCGCCGGGCCGCGCCTTTGGTCCCGAGGGCGAAGGCTGGCTGCGCTGGTGCCATGCCACGAGCGAGGCAAAGATCGAGCAGGGCCTCGACCGTCTGCGCGCCTTCCTGCGCAAGTAA
- a CDS encoding ABC transporter ATP-binding protein, which yields MAKVVFDNVRKEFGAYTALNGLNLTINSGEFVALLGPSGCGKTTTLRMLAGLEAPSSGDIRIGENRVNDMAPGERDIAMVFQSYALYPHMTVAENIAYPLKKRGVPKAEHPAKVARIAEMLHLEPMLKRKPRQLSGGQQQRVALGRALVRDPKVFLLDEPLSNLDAKLRGHMRAELIELHRTLGRTMVYVTHDQLEAMTMANRIAIMEGGNLQQFAPPAEVYAKPANRFVASFIGTPGMTLIDGELVSEAGGLAFRAPGLSLGLPALTDKARPGAAAYGIRPEDIHLGEGDLRGRVILVEQTGHENIITLIAGEGHHLIVRVPGTEIYRVGEELPLRIDTRRVHVFETGPNGARLNRD from the coding sequence ATGGCCAAAGTCGTCTTCGATAACGTCCGCAAGGAATTCGGTGCTTATACCGCGCTGAACGGGCTCAACCTCACCATCAATTCGGGCGAATTCGTGGCGCTGCTCGGGCCTTCGGGCTGCGGCAAGACCACGACGCTCAGGATGCTTGCCGGGCTGGAAGCGCCGAGCTCGGGCGATATCCGCATCGGCGAGAACCGGGTCAATGACATGGCCCCGGGCGAGCGTGACATTGCGATGGTGTTTCAGAGCTATGCGCTCTATCCCCATATGACCGTTGCAGAAAACATCGCCTATCCGCTGAAGAAACGCGGCGTGCCCAAGGCCGAGCATCCCGCCAAGGTCGCGCGCATCGCCGAGATGCTGCATCTCGAGCCGATGCTGAAACGCAAGCCGCGCCAGCTCTCGGGCGGGCAGCAGCAGCGCGTGGCGCTTGGCCGCGCGTTGGTGCGCGATCCCAAGGTCTTCCTGCTCGACGAGCCGCTCTCGAACCTCGACGCCAAGCTGCGCGGCCATATGCGTGCCGAGCTGATCGAGCTGCACCGCACGCTTGGCCGCACCATGGTCTATGTCACCCATGACCAGCTTGAAGCCATGACCATGGCCAATCGCATCGCAATCATGGAAGGCGGCAATCTTCAGCAATTCGCGCCGCCCGCCGAGGTCTATGCCAAGCCCGCCAATCGCTTTGTCGCAAGCTTCATCGGCACGCCCGGCATGACGCTGATTGACGGCGAGCTGGTCTCGGAGGCGGGCGGTCTTGCCTTCCGCGCGCCGGGCCTCTCGCTTGGTCTGCCCGCGCTTACCGACAAGGCGCGTCCCGGCGCCGCCGCTTACGGCATCCGCCCCGAGGATATTCATCTGGGCGAAGGCGATCTGCGCGGTCGCGTCATTCTGGTCGAACAGACCGGGCATGAAAACATCATCACTCTGATCGCGGGCGAGGGTCACCACCTCATCGTCCGCGTCCCCGGAACCGAAATCTACCGCGTGGGCGAAGAGCTTCCCCTGCGCATCGACACCCGCCGCGTCCATGTCTTCGAGACCGGACCCAACGGCGCCAGACTGAACCGGGACTGA
- a CDS encoding amino acid ABC transporter ATP-binding protein, with protein sequence MSQNSPKSQAAGSGKDPIITMRGVEKHYGNFHALRDVNLDVRRGEVIAIIGPSGSGKSTLIRCINRLETISAGEIIVDGVKVEDGKNLALVRAEVGMVFQQFNLFPHMSVLKNVAIAPMRVRGTAKAEAETRARQLLERVGLAAHVDKYPDQLSGGQQQRVAIARALAMEPLVLLFDEPTSALDPEMVGEVLDVMQSLAATGVTMLVVTHEMGFARRVADRVVFMEAGQIIEQNAPDALFDTPQTDRAKAFLSSIMHGNAG encoded by the coding sequence ATGAGCCAGAATTCCCCCAAATCGCAGGCAGCTGGATCGGGCAAGGACCCGATCATCACCATGCGCGGCGTCGAAAAGCATTACGGCAATTTCCACGCCTTGCGCGACGTGAACCTTGATGTCCGCCGCGGCGAGGTCATCGCGATCATCGGGCCATCGGGCTCGGGCAAATCGACGCTGATCCGCTGCATCAACCGGCTGGAAACCATCTCGGCGGGCGAGATCATCGTTGACGGCGTCAAGGTCGAGGACGGCAAGAACCTCGCGCTGGTGCGGGCAGAGGTCGGCATGGTCTTCCAGCAGTTCAACCTCTTCCCGCATATGAGCGTGCTGAAAAACGTCGCCATCGCGCCGATGCGCGTGCGCGGCACCGCCAAGGCCGAGGCCGAGACCCGCGCCCGCCAATTGCTCGAACGCGTGGGCCTTGCTGCCCATGTCGACAAATATCCCGACCAGCTGTCGGGCGGCCAGCAGCAGCGTGTGGCGATTGCGCGCGCGCTCGCGATGGAGCCGCTGGTTCTCCTGTTCGACGAGCCGACCTCGGCGCTTGACCCCGAGATGGTCGGCGAGGTTTTGGACGTGATGCAGAGCCTGGCCGCGACCGGCGTCACCATGCTCGTCGTCACCCATGAGATGGGCTTTGCCCGCCGCGTCGCCGACCGCGTCGTCTTCATGGAGGCGGGCCAGATCATCGAGCAAAACGCCCCCGATGCGCTTTTCGACACGCCGCAAACCGACCGGGCGAAAGCCTTCCTCAGCTCGATCATGCACGGCAATGCCGGCTGA
- a CDS encoding amino acid ABC transporter permease gives MDLISTFFNIDVLRQAAPLLLQGFWLTILLGATSLVISLTLGLLLVLVRLYAPHPLRWLAIAYIDVFRALPLLVLLILVYYALPFVGIKLTSFWAATAALSLVASAYMAETFRAGIEAVPKGQFEAAQTLGFSWPRMMSDVVLPQAMRLVVPPTTGVSIGLIKDTALASVVAMPDLLKQATQTQAFYANPSPLVGAALLYLALLLPMVRLVSVLENRQKRKR, from the coding sequence ATGGACCTGATTTCGACATTCTTCAACATCGACGTGCTGAGGCAAGCCGCGCCGCTGCTTTTGCAGGGCTTTTGGCTCACGATCCTGCTGGGCGCGACCAGCCTTGTCATCTCGCTGACGCTGGGGCTTTTGCTGGTGCTGGTGCGGCTTTATGCGCCGCACCCGCTGCGCTGGCTGGCGATTGCCTATATCGACGTGTTCCGCGCGCTGCCGCTGCTCGTGCTGCTGATCCTTGTCTATTACGCTTTGCCCTTCGTCGGCATCAAACTCACCTCCTTTTGGGCCGCGACCGCCGCTCTGTCGCTGGTCGCCTCGGCTTATATGGCCGAGACCTTCCGTGCGGGCATCGAGGCCGTGCCGAAAGGCCAGTTCGAGGCCGCCCAGACCCTTGGCTTCAGCTGGCCGCGCATGATGTCCGATGTGGTCCTGCCGCAAGCCATGCGCCTTGTCGTGCCGCCGACCACCGGGGTCTCGATCGGGCTGATCAAGGACACCGCGCTCGCCTCTGTCGTGGCGATGCCCGACCTTTTGAAACAGGCGACGCAGACGCAGGCTTTCTACGCAAACCCCTCGCCTCTGGTCGGTGCGGCGCTGCTTTATCTGGCGCTTTTGCTGCCGATGGTGCGGCTGGTCAGCGTCCTTGAGAACCGCCAGAAGCGCAAGCGCTGA
- a CDS encoding SDR family NAD(P)-dependent oxidoreductase, translating into MAGVVMLSGGGRGLGAGIARRLLDDGWRLSLGLRDLAQAEQFATDPSRLIAVPFDATDPASGKAWVEATAAAFGQIDALVNNAGILRMVDLVDQGSDEDLDALWAINVKAPFHLIRAALPHLRQSGRGRVINIASTDGKRYRNGTSVGYAMSKHAVMALTQAIRAEAWADGVRATAVCPGAIDTEMVADLPGTTPKADRLTPETVGEIVSFLLKLPNQASVPELIANTRQESLI; encoded by the coding sequence ATGGCGGGCGTGGTGATGCTCTCGGGCGGCGGTCGCGGGCTTGGCGCGGGGATTGCCCGGCGCCTCCTTGACGACGGCTGGCGCCTCTCACTGGGGCTGCGTGATCTCGCGCAGGCCGAGCAATTCGCAACCGATCCCAGCCGCCTGATCGCGGTGCCGTTTGACGCGACCGATCCCGCGAGCGGCAAGGCCTGGGTCGAGGCAACTGCCGCGGCCTTTGGCCAGATCGACGCTCTGGTCAACAATGCCGGGATCCTGCGCATGGTCGATCTGGTCGATCAGGGCAGCGACGAAGATCTCGACGCGCTTTGGGCGATCAATGTCAAAGCGCCCTTCCATTTGATCCGCGCCGCGCTGCCGCATCTGCGCCAATCGGGCCGGGGTCGGGTCATCAACATCGCCTCGACCGATGGCAAGCGCTACAGAAACGGCACCTCGGTCGGCTATGCCATGTCGAAACATGCGGTCATGGCGCTGACCCAAGCGATCCGCGCCGAGGCTTGGGCCGATGGCGTGCGCGCCACCGCCGTCTGCCCCGGTGCGATTGACACCGAGATGGTGGCCGATCTGCCCGGCACCACGCCGAAAGCCGACCGCCTCACCCCCGAGACCGTCGGAGAGATCGTCAGCTTCCTGCTCAAACTGCCCAATCAGGCAAGCGTGCCCGAGCTGATCGCCAATACGAGGCAGGAGAGCCTGATATGA